In Alteromonas sp. RKMC-009, the genomic stretch AGGCTTATTGCAGAGTAATAAGATTAGCCTTCGTTCCGGCAGCGATTTCCTCTTTTTTCATTCACCTGTTAGACTGCCGCACCTGAATAATCCTGTGTGTCCGGGCGTTACCCGGAGGAAAAAGCGTTCACTCCTCATGTTATTGCCGTTACATTGCTATGATGAAGCTGGTCGCATCAAACCGCCACTCTGGCTTTACTGGATGCTGTTAATACTTTGCAGTGACTGGATTGCATTAGTCTTTTCACTGGTCACGTTTGGTCAGACATCAGAACTACTTTCCGTACTTTATCCTGATAAAACAGTACTCGGCTGGCGCTTGCTTGCCACCTGGCCTTTTTTAACAGTCATTTTGCTGATGGGTAACCGGGAACGGTTGTGGAAGAAGGAATTGACCGGCTGGCGACTGGGGATCATGCCGCTTATCTGGACGGGAAATATCGTCAGTATCGCAGCACAAATGCAGACCGTGCTGCACGACCAGTGGGATTTCCACTGGACGCCGGCTTGTTTTATTCTGGTCAATGTTCTGGTGTTCGTCACTGTCATGCGCAGCCGGCACATCCGGTTGATGGTCAGTGACTGGCGTGATCCGGCCACCGGAGACAGTGGCGGAACAGAAGGTAAAACAATTACTGACGCTGGCGGGACAAAGCCTGGTCAAAATACATCGCCACACTGACATTGCTGTCGTTTACCAGGCGCTCATAACAAATACCGGCAAACGCGTAGGAATACTCTCCGGCGTCAAGTACAACAAAGGGCGCTTCGGGATTTGAATCGTCATATCGCCAGTCGCCGCCGGCAATCTTTCTGTAGGTCTCACCCAGATACGCACCGTAGACGTTACAAATGGTAAAGACGGCGGAGTCTTCCAGCGCTTTGTCGTGGTACTTGTCCAGAAAAGAAAGCAGTATGTCGTCAACGCTCTTTGTGCTTTCAGGGCTGTAATCCAGTTCAATAGCGAATTCATCCCGGGCCGCCCGGACAGCGTCGGCAGAGCATTCTTCCATTAATTTTTCGAGTTCAGCTTGTTGCATCGTGTTCTCCTTTTTCTTTTATTGTGCGCGTTGTAGCACGATGTGTCTATTTCGCCGTGATTTTATTAATCACACTGGCCGCTGCAAACATGCCAAATGTTGCGGTTACCGTAACCACTGCACCAAAACCGCCGGCGCAATCGAGTCGCGTACCGCCTTCAAGTGCAGATTTACTGTGACACACTGAACCGTCCGGTTGGGGGTAGCGTAACTGTTCCGTAGAATAGATGCACTCCACACCAAACCGGCGTTTCGGATTTTTCGTGAAGTTATAAAAGCGTCTTAATTCACTGCGAACCTTTGCCGCCAGCGGATCCTGAATAGTTCTGGCGAGATCGCCCCGTGTTATCTGCGTGGGATCAATTTGTCCGCCGGCACCACCAACGGTCACAACATGGCACTTGTTACGCTTGCACCAGGCAATGATAGCCGCTTTGGCCTTCACACTGTCGGTGGCTTCAATCACACTGTCCATATCAGTATGCAACACTTCACGGACATTCTCAGGTGTCACAAAGTCTTCTACCGTAATCACCCTGCAGGCCGGATTAATTAACTTAATGCGTTCAGCAAGCACGTCGACTTTTGCCTGACCTACCGTGTTGTCCAGAGCATGGATCTGACGGTTGATGTTGGTCGTACAGACATCATCAAGGTCAATCAGGGTAATCGTACCCACACCGCTGCGTGCCAGTGCTTCAGCACTCCACGCGCCAACGCCCCCTACACCTGTTACACAAACGTGGGCTGCTGCCAGTTTTTCAGTGCCATCAACGCCGTACAGCCGGCTTATTCCGCCAAATCTTTGTTTTTCGCTCATAGTTCCTGCTGATTTAATGTAAAACCTGCGTCGCTGACGGTAATTCAGGCGACCGGCAGTATTTTACAGGGAATTTTTTGTTAATGCAGTGCGCAGTGCGGATTTGACGGGGATTATTCTAATTATCCGGATAATCAATCCTTGAATTGCCAAAATACGTTAAACGAAAGGTGTGGTTAAATTTCAAAATCCAATTTAACAGGAGCTTTCCATGGGACTACTGGTAGACGGTAAATGGCAGGACAAATGGTACGATACTGACGGCAACGGCGGGAAATTCAAACGGGAACAGTCTGTGTTCCGTCATCATGTTGAGAATTCAGATAACGCGAAATTCCCTCCTGAAAGCGGGCGATATCACCTTTATGTGTCGCTTGCCTGTCCGTGGGCACACAGAACCCTGATTTTCCGGAAAATTAAAGGACTGGAACCGCACATCAGTGTTTCCGTTGTATCGCCGGATATGCTGGATAACGGCTGGACCTTTGATAAATCCGCAGGCAGCAGCGGCGATGATCTTTTTGATTTTGATTTCATGCATCAGCTATACACCAAAGCTGAGCCCGGTGTAACAACGAGGGTTACGGTACCTGTGCTCTGGGATAAGAAAACCGCATCTATTGTCAGCAACGAATCGGCGGATATTATCAGAATGTTCAATACGGCATACAATGACATAACCGGTGATACGACGGACTATTATCCCCCGGCGTTACGGGAAAACATCGACAATATCAATGAACTGGTTTATCACAACATCAACAACGGTGTGTATAAATGTGGTTTTGCTACTACCCAGAGTGCTTACGAAGAGGCATTTGAAGCCCTGGTTAACGCTATGAACTCTGTTGAATCCAGATTGAGTCATCAACGATACTTGTGCGGTGACAAACTTACTGAAGCAGACTGGCGTTTGTTTACCACGCTAATCCGCTTTGATCCTGTCTATCACGGTCATTTTAAATGCAATCATAAACGGGTCACGGATTATCCCAATTTGTACGATTATATGCGGGAGCTGTATCAGTTTCCCGGTGTGGCTGACACAGTGGATTTTGCGCATATCAAACGCCATTACTACTACAGTCATACCATGATTAATCCGACACAGGTTGTGCCGGCCGGTCCGGCACAGCAACTGGATGTGCCCCATACCAGAGAGAACAAATAATGAGCACTAAAACTGTATTGTCACTTCATCAGGGAAAACCCACGCAAGATGGTGCGGGCGTGTCGCTGACCCGCATAATCGGACAGCCGTCACTTCCCCGTCTGGACCCCTTTCTGATGCTGGATTTTTTCGGTTCTGATAATCCGGGGGAATACATCGCCGGCTTTCCTGCCCATCCGCACAGGGGATTTCAAACGGTGACTTATATGCTGGCGGGTAAAATGCGCCACCGGGATTCCGTAGGCAATGAAGGTGTCATTGAGGCTGGTGGCATCCAGTGGATGAACGCGGGCAGGGGACTCATTCATGAAGAAATGCCGGAGCAGGAATCGGGGTTATTGCAAGGCTTTCAGTTGTGGGTGAATTTACCGGCAAAAGAAAAAATGTCAGCGCCGGGATATGAAGATATCCATCCTGATGCCGTGCCGGATGTTGCAATAGGGCAACAGGTCAGGGTGAAAATACTGGCTGGTGAATTTAATGGCGTCAGTGGTCCGGTTAAAAGTCATTCTGTCGATCCGCTGTTTATTGACGTACAAAGCGCTGCTGAAGAGGAAGTGACGTTGCCGCTGGCGGATGAACATAATACATTTGTTTACTGCTACGAAGGTGGCCTGCAAATTGCTGAACAACCGGTAAGTCATGGAAAGTTGGCAGTACTCAGTAAGGGGACAGCATTAACGATGACAATGCAGGCCGGCACAAAATGCATTATTGTCAGCGGTGCGCCTATTCATGAACCTGTGGTGCAGTACGGACCATTTGTGATGAACACCGAAGCTGAAATTCATCAGGCCATTAAAGACTATCAGAACGGGAGTTTTGCTGGTTAAACAGGCATTTTTAAGCTGCTTTGTGTCGAAATTGTTAAAATTGCATGGTTTTGATGACTTTCCACTGACAAACAATTGAACCAAAGCAGCCACTCGCTTAGTATTCAGTGAGGCAGGAAAAAGAATTAGCCGTACTTATAAAACAGGAAAGTCAATGAAACCAGTTATCTTAGCCGGTGGGACAGGGAGTCGATTATGGCCCAAATCCCGCGCAGCACTTCCAAAGCAATTTCTCGCGCTCACGTCAGAACAAACTATGTTGCAGGAAACGGTTACCCGTCTGAAAGGGATCGATTCCGAAAGCCCCATTTTTATTTGTAATGACGCCCATCGTTTTCTGGTTGCAGAACAGTTACGCATACAGAACATTGCCCATGACGGAATTTTGCTTGAGCCGGTAGGGCGCAACACTGCCCCGGCGATTGCGCTGGCTGCGTTGCATGCAACCAAAAATGGTGAAGATCCTATTTTACTGGTGCTGGCAGCAGACCATCTGATTAAAGATACGCCGGCTTTCCATCTCGCCATCGAAAAGGCGGAAATCCTGGCACGAACAGGTAAGCTGGTAACCTTCGGGATTGTACCGGACCAGCCGCATACCGGTTACGGTTACATCAAAGCCGGAGACGGAATTGATAACGGATTTGTGGTTGATGAATTCGTAGAAAAGCCGGATCTCGCCACTGCGGAAAGTTATGTATCTTCCGGTAAGTATTTCTGGAACAGCGGCATGTTCATGTTTAAAGCAAGCCGTTATCTGGAAGAGTTAGAAAAATTCAATCCTGACATTCTGTCAGTTTGTCGTGATGCCATTGATACAGAGTCTGCTGATCTGGACTTTATCCGTGTTGACGCAGATGTATTTGCATCCTGCCCGGACGATTCAATCGATTATGCGGTGATGGAAAAAACCGACAGTGCGGCAATGGTACCACTCGACGCTGGCTGGTCTGATGTTGGCAGCTGGTCATCCTTGTGGGAAACCGCTGAGAAAGACACCCGTGGCAATGTTATTGTCGGTGATGCCATTCTGGAAGGCGTTAACAACAGTTATATTAATGCCGAGCAGCGTTTGATTTCTGTTATCGGACTGGATGATGTTGTTGTTGTTGAAACAAAAGATGCCATCATGGTTGCGCATAAAGATAAAGTGCAAAACATCAAAAATGTGGTAAACCGTCTGAAAGCAGAAAAACGCCCTGAATTCGAATTCCACCGGGAAGTATTCAGACCCTGGGGCAGCTATGATTCCATTGATAACGGTGCACGTTTCCAGGTGAAGCGTATTACGGTTAAGCCGGGTGAAAAATTATCAGTACAAATGCACCATCACAGAGCTGAGCACTGGATTGTAGTAAGCGGCACAGCCAATGTTACCATCGGAGAAAAAACGCAGCTGGTGACAGAGAATGAGTCGACCTATATTCCAATCGGTGAAGTTCATGCGCTGGAAAACCCGGGCAAGATCCCGCTGGAGCTGATTGAAGTGCAATCCGGTGGTTATCTGGGTGAAGACGATATCATCCGTTTCTCTGACCGTTATGGCAGAACAGAAAAAAAGGATGGTAAAGCGTGAGTCAGCCAATTACCTGTTTTAAAGCCTATGACATCCGCGGAGAGCTGAACAAGCAGCTTTCCGAGGAAGTGGCTTACCGCATAGGCCGCGCTTTTGCTGAAGAACTGAACGCGAAAACTGTGGTTGTCGGTGGTGATGTGCGCCTTACTTCTACACCATTAAAACTGGCTTTGTCAGCGGGCCTGATAGATGGCGGTGCAAAAGTTTATGATTTAGGTGACACCGGCACGGAAGAGATTTATTTTGCCACTAAGCACCTGGGTGTCGATGGTGGTATTGAAGTAACTGCCAGCCATAATCCGATTAACTACAACGGTATGAAGCTGGTTAAAGCCGGCTCTGTTCCTATCAGTGGTGATACCGGCTTAAATGCGATTAAAGCACTTGCTGAGACATTCGATGACGAAGCGGTTGCAAGCCGTCTGGCATTTTATTGCAATGGTGCCAGTATTGATGCTGAAGCGTTCTTCAACGGCCACAGTCATATTGATATTGCGAAGCTTAAGGCTTCCGGTGCCTACGAAGAAAAAGACTGCCTTACAGATTATGCACGCCACGTTGTCTCATACATTGATACAGCTAACCTGACGCCTCTGAAAATTGTCGCGAATGCGGGTAATGGTGCAGCCGGTAAGGCGTTGGATGCCATTGAAGCGGTATTCGCTGAAACAGGTGTGCCAGTGGAGTTCATCAAAGTTCACCATCAGCCTGACGGTACATTCCCTAACGGGATCCCCAATCCGCTTCTGCCTGAAAACCGTGCGGATACGGCAAAAGCGGTTATTGCCCATAACGCTGATTTCGGCATCGCCTGGGACGGTGATTTTGACCGCTGTTTCCTGTTTGATGCGAAAGGGGAGTTTATTGAAGGCTATTACATTGTAGGTTTACTTGCTCAGGCGTTCATCGACAAGGAAGATAACGCCAAAATTATCTACGATCCCCGCGTGTTCTGGAACACCGAAGATATTGTGAAAACATCTGGTGGGACGCCGGTTAAATCCAAAACCGGTCATGCGTTCATCAAAGAGCGTATGCGCAAAGAAGACGCTGTGTACGGCGGTGAAATGAGTGCTCACCACTATTTTCGCGACTTTGCTTATTGCGATTCAGGTATGATCCCCTGGTTGCTGGTGGCAGAATTGCTCTGCACAAAGCAAACATCGCTGGCTGATATGGTGGCAGCACGGATTGAAGCGTTTCCGTCCTCAGGGGAAATTAACAGCGTGCTGAAAGACGCAGATGCTGCGCTGGCGCGGGTTAAAGCAAAATATGAAGCAGACGCTGAAGTTATCGACAATACTGACGGCATCGGTTATGAATTTGCTGAGTGGCGCTTTAATTTGCGTAAATCGAATACGGAGCCGGTAATACGCCTGAACGTTGAGTCCCGGGGTAACATTCCGTTGATGGAAGAAAAAACACAGGAATTAATTACGCTTATTCGATCTGAATAATAGTCATTCCTTAAATGTCTAAAGCCTC encodes the following:
- a CDS encoding phosphomannomutase CpsG (capsular polysaccharide biosynthesis protein; catalyzes the formation of D-mannose 6-phosphate from alpha-D-mannose 1-phosphate), which codes for MSQPITCFKAYDIRGELNKQLSEEVAYRIGRAFAEELNAKTVVVGGDVRLTSTPLKLALSAGLIDGGAKVYDLGDTGTEEIYFATKHLGVDGGIEVTASHNPINYNGMKLVKAGSVPISGDTGLNAIKALAETFDDEAVASRLAFYCNGASIDAEAFFNGHSHIDIAKLKASGAYEEKDCLTDYARHVVSYIDTANLTPLKIVANAGNGAAGKALDAIEAVFAETGVPVEFIKVHHQPDGTFPNGIPNPLLPENRADTAKAVIAHNADFGIAWDGDFDRCFLFDAKGEFIEGYYIVGLLAQAFIDKEDNAKIIYDPRVFWNTEDIVKTSGGTPVKSKTGHAFIKERMRKEDAVYGGEMSAHHYFRDFAYCDSGMIPWLLVAELLCTKQTSLADMVAARIEAFPSSGEINSVLKDADAALARVKAKYEADAEVIDNTDGIGYEFAEWRFNLRKSNTEPVIRLNVESRGNIPLMEEKTQELITLIRSE
- the tcdA gene encoding tRNA cyclic N6-threonylcarbamoyladenosine(37) synthase TcdA; its protein translation is MSEKQRFGGISRLYGVDGTEKLAAAHVCVTGVGGVGAWSAEALARSGVGTITLIDLDDVCTTNINRQIHALDNTVGQAKVDVLAERIKLINPACRVITVEDFVTPENVREVLHTDMDSVIEATDSVKAKAAIIAWCKRNKCHVVTVGGAGGQIDPTQITRGDLARTIQDPLAAKVRSELRRFYNFTKNPKRRFGVECIYSTEQLRYPQPDGSVCHSKSALEGGTRLDCAGGFGAVVTVTATFGMFAAASVINKITAK
- a CDS encoding DUF2919 family protein: MLLPLHCYDEAGRIKPPLWLYWMLLILCSDWIALVFSLVTFGQTSELLSVLYPDKTVLGWRLLATWPFLTVILLMGNRERLWKKELTGWRLGIMPLIWTGNIVSIAAQMQTVLHDQWDFHWTPACFILVNVLVFVTVMRSRHIRLMVSDWRDPATGDSGGTEGKTITDAGGTKPGQNTSPH
- a CDS encoding glutathione S-transferase family protein, translating into MGLLVDGKWQDKWYDTDGNGGKFKREQSVFRHHVENSDNAKFPPESGRYHLYVSLACPWAHRTLIFRKIKGLEPHISVSVVSPDMLDNGWTFDKSAGSSGDDLFDFDFMHQLYTKAEPGVTTRVTVPVLWDKKTASIVSNESADIIRMFNTAYNDITGDTTDYYPPALRENIDNINELVYHNINNGVYKCGFATTQSAYEEAFEALVNAMNSVESRLSHQRYLCGDKLTEADWRLFTTLIRFDPVYHGHFKCNHKRVTDYPNLYDYMRELYQFPGVADTVDFAHIKRHYYYSHTMINPTQVVPAGPAQQLDVPHTRENK
- a CDS encoding pirin family protein; translated protein: MSTKTVLSLHQGKPTQDGAGVSLTRIIGQPSLPRLDPFLMLDFFGSDNPGEYIAGFPAHPHRGFQTVTYMLAGKMRHRDSVGNEGVIEAGGIQWMNAGRGLIHEEMPEQESGLLQGFQLWVNLPAKEKMSAPGYEDIHPDAVPDVAIGQQVRVKILAGEFNGVSGPVKSHSVDPLFIDVQSAAEEEVTLPLADEHNTFVYCYEGGLQIAEQPVSHGKLAVLSKGTALTMTMQAGTKCIIVSGAPIHEPVVQYGPFVMNTEAEIHQAIKDYQNGSFAG
- a CDS encoding mannose-1-phosphate guanylyltransferase/mannose-6-phosphate isomerase; this translates as MKPVILAGGTGSRLWPKSRAALPKQFLALTSEQTMLQETVTRLKGIDSESPIFICNDAHRFLVAEQLRIQNIAHDGILLEPVGRNTAPAIALAALHATKNGEDPILLVLAADHLIKDTPAFHLAIEKAEILARTGKLVTFGIVPDQPHTGYGYIKAGDGIDNGFVVDEFVEKPDLATAESYVSSGKYFWNSGMFMFKASRYLEELEKFNPDILSVCRDAIDTESADLDFIRVDADVFASCPDDSIDYAVMEKTDSAAMVPLDAGWSDVGSWSSLWETAEKDTRGNVIVGDAILEGVNNSYINAEQRLISVIGLDDVVVVETKDAIMVAHKDKVQNIKNVVNRLKAEKRPEFEFHREVFRPWGSYDSIDNGARFQVKRITVKPGEKLSVQMHHHRAEHWIVVSGTANVTIGEKTQLVTENESTYIPIGEVHALENPGKIPLELIEVQSGGYLGEDDIIRFSDRYGRTEKKDGKA